Proteins from one uncultured Desulfuromonas sp. genomic window:
- a CDS encoding response regulator transcription factor — protein MSDDTIRILLVEDEQHIAQGLIFNLQQEGYQVIHAVTGEEALHSLDKESFSLAILDRMLPGKIDGLEICRHIRHTDPQLPVLMLTAMNREQDRVAGLGEGADDYLGKPFSLDELLLRVAGMLRRQAWYRPATQRQNSYHLGQYDVDLTTGQLTDAEGLNQQTLTELELKMLRLFIDNEGDILSRAFLLKSVWGMAPDTETRTLDNFIVRLRKYFEQRPSHPRYFLTVRGRGYRFTNHQQ, from the coding sequence ATGAGCGATGACACCATCCGCATCCTGTTGGTGGAGGATGAACAGCATATTGCCCAAGGGCTGATTTTCAACTTGCAGCAGGAAGGGTATCAAGTCATCCATGCCGTCACCGGCGAAGAAGCGTTGCACAGCCTGGACAAGGAATCTTTTTCTCTGGCCATTCTTGACCGCATGTTGCCGGGGAAGATCGACGGTTTGGAGATCTGCCGCCACATTCGTCACACCGACCCGCAACTTCCTGTGCTGATGCTCACGGCCATGAACCGCGAACAGGACCGGGTTGCCGGACTGGGTGAAGGTGCCGATGACTACCTGGGCAAGCCGTTCAGCCTCGATGAGTTGCTGCTGCGTGTTGCCGGTATGTTGCGCCGTCAGGCCTGGTATCGACCAGCAACCCAGCGCCAGAACAGCTATCACCTCGGCCAGTATGATGTTGACCTGACAACCGGCCAATTAACCGATGCGGAAGGCCTCAACCAACAGACCCTGACCGAACTGGAACTGAAAATGCTGCGCCTGTTCATCGACAATGAGGGCGACATTTTAAGCCGGGCGTTTCTACTCAAATCGGTGTGGGGCATGGCACCGGATACTGAGACCCGGACCCTGGACAACTTCATTGTCCGGCTGCGCAAATACTTTGAACAACGCCCCTCCCATCCCCGCTATTTTCTCACCGTGCGTGGTCGCGGCTACCGTTTCACCAATCACCAACAATAA
- a CDS encoding HAMP domain-containing sensor histidine kinase → MKLQRPSINPLLAFIAIQFTWIVVVVFWIYWFLGSHRRLRSIAEKYSPELLQPGIDWVILTEGLLLLFVILAGVYVIFLYWRRQLALNREQKSFVSQVTHELKSPVASVQLHLETIRRHHPAEEQLDEFIDTMLADTERLNSLINKMITANRLEQSRWRLTLRQCNLSEFLDDYMRQWRNTQDDSLQLNCEIAPDIHANIEPDSFSMVLRNLLENAVLYSDPPAKISVELKASHQRCHLLVRDQGRGIAASEQHKVFRLFYRLHREDSHVKGSGLGLFIVRALVKRHKGQIMLHSHGPGKGTTFHIILPQRVTEKDA, encoded by the coding sequence ATGAAGCTCCAACGCCCTTCCATCAATCCGTTACTGGCTTTTATCGCCATCCAGTTCACCTGGATTGTCGTGGTCGTGTTCTGGATTTACTGGTTTCTCGGCAGTCACCGCCGCTTGCGCAGCATTGCCGAAAAATACAGCCCGGAACTGTTGCAACCCGGCATTGACTGGGTCATCCTCACCGAGGGATTGCTGCTGTTGTTCGTTATTCTCGCCGGGGTCTATGTCATTTTTCTTTACTGGCGTCGCCAGCTGGCCCTCAACCGCGAACAAAAAAGTTTTGTTTCCCAAGTTACCCATGAGCTCAAGTCGCCGGTAGCGTCTGTCCAACTGCACTTGGAAACCATCCGCCGCCACCACCCGGCAGAGGAACAGCTCGACGAATTTATCGACACCATGCTGGCTGATACCGAGCGGCTCAACAGCCTGATCAATAAAATGATCACGGCCAACCGCCTGGAACAGAGCCGTTGGCGTCTGACTCTGCGGCAGTGCAACCTGTCTGAATTTCTTGACGACTACATGCGCCAATGGCGCAACACCCAAGATGACTCACTGCAGCTCAATTGCGAAATTGCTCCGGATATTCATGCCAATATCGAACCCGATTCATTCTCCATGGTTCTGCGCAATCTGCTGGAAAATGCCGTACTCTATTCCGATCCACCGGCCAAAATCAGCGTCGAGCTTAAAGCCTCCCACCAACGCTGCCATTTGTTGGTGCGCGATCAGGGCCGCGGCATTGCCGCCAGTGAACAACACAAGGTATTTCGCCTGTTTTACCGCCTGCATCGCGAGGACAGCCATGTCAAGGGCTCCGGATTGGGCCTGTTCATTGTCCGCGCTCTGGTCAAACGTCATAAAGGCCAGATCATGCTGCACAGCCATGGTCCAGGCAAAGGGACAACCTTTCACATCATTCTGCCGCAACGGGTTACGGAGAAAGACGCATGA